From Deferrisoma camini S3R1, the proteins below share one genomic window:
- a CDS encoding DUF6364 family protein produces MQTKLTLRMDEAVIRRAKQWAARRGVSLSKSIEDFFVSVTEAELEQRALSPWTRTLLGAGKGEGAPPTDEQLEAELAAH; encoded by the coding sequence ATGCAGACGAAACTCACCCTCCGGATGGACGAAGCCGTCATCCGACGGGCCAAGCAGTGGGCCGCAAGACGGGGGGTCTCCCTTTCGAAGTCGATCGAGGACTTCTTTGTGAGCGTCACAGAAGCGGAGCTGGAGCAGAGGGCTTTGAGCCCGTGGACCCGGACGCTGCTCGGCGCCGGAAAGGGGGAGGGGGCACCCCCCACCGACGAGCAGTTGGAAGCCGAGCTGGCGGCCCATTGA
- a CDS encoding ATP-binding protein codes for MQVVSGPRQVGKTTLVGQVLSRLDLPSVFVSADEPTPGDTAWIAAQWERGRLAAADAGKAGAVLALDEIQKIPRWSEAVKRLWDEDTRAGRPLKVVLLGSAPLLMQRGLTESLAGRFEVIHLPHWSYPEMRTAFGFSPDDYLYFGGYPGAAPLAGDPVRWRRYVLDALVETTIARDVLMMTRVDKPALLRRVFDLGCRYSGQVLSYTKMLGQLQDAGNTTTLAHYLDLLSRAGMLTGLQKYAAQPVRRRGSSPKLQVLNTALMTAMAGLGPQEALTDREFRGRLVESAVGAHLANASAGGVCQLYYWRERNREVDFVLRADRRLVAIEVKSGRPPHALPGLTHFARAFAPTRTLLVGGDGIPLKEFLEKPVEHWLGP; via the coding sequence GGTGGGCCAGGTCCTGAGCCGACTCGACCTACCGAGTGTGTTCGTTTCCGCGGACGAACCAACTCCCGGCGACACCGCATGGATTGCCGCCCAATGGGAGCGAGGGCGGCTCGCCGCTGCTGACGCGGGCAAGGCCGGAGCCGTTCTGGCTCTCGACGAGATCCAGAAGATCCCCCGGTGGTCGGAGGCCGTAAAGCGACTTTGGGACGAAGACACCCGCGCCGGAAGACCGCTCAAGGTCGTCTTGCTCGGCTCTGCGCCGCTCCTCATGCAGCGTGGGCTCACAGAGAGCCTCGCAGGGCGATTCGAGGTGATCCACCTGCCCCACTGGTCCTACCCCGAGATGCGCACCGCGTTCGGGTTCTCGCCGGACGACTACCTCTACTTCGGCGGCTACCCGGGCGCTGCCCCGCTCGCCGGGGACCCGGTACGATGGCGACGCTATGTGCTGGACGCTCTCGTCGAGACGACCATTGCGCGTGACGTATTGATGATGACGCGGGTGGACAAACCCGCGTTGCTCCGGCGTGTGTTCGACCTGGGCTGCCGCTACTCGGGACAGGTTCTGTCCTACACCAAGATGTTGGGCCAGCTTCAAGATGCGGGAAACACGACCACCTTGGCCCACTACCTTGACCTGCTCAGCCGGGCCGGCATGCTCACCGGCCTTCAGAAATATGCCGCTCAACCCGTGCGGCGCAGAGGCTCGAGCCCGAAACTCCAGGTGTTGAACACAGCGCTGATGACCGCCATGGCGGGCCTCGGGCCGCAAGAGGCCTTGACCGACAGGGAGTTCCGCGGCCGTCTCGTGGAGTCGGCCGTGGGAGCGCATCTTGCCAACGCGTCGGCGGGAGGCGTGTGCCAGCTGTACTACTGGCGTGAACGGAACCGAGAGGTGGATTTCGTGCTCCGGGCCGACCGCCGACTCGTTGCGATCGAGGTCAAGAGCGGCCGCCCCCCCCACGCTCTGCCCGGACTGACCCACTTTGCCCGAGCCTTCGCGCCAACCCGCACCTTGCTCGTGGGGGGAGATGGAATTCCCCTGAAGGAGTTCCTCGAAAAGCCGGTAGAGCACTGGTTGGGCCCTTGA